One Mycolicibacterium parafortuitum DNA segment encodes these proteins:
- a CDS encoding ribose-phosphate diphosphokinase, producing MSHDWTDNRKNLMLFSGRAHPELAEQVAKELDVPVTAQTARDFANGEIFVRFDESVRGCDAFVLQSHPAPLNQHLMEQLIMIDALKRGSAKRITAILPFYPYARQDKKHRGREPISARLVADLLKTAGADRIVTVDLHTDQIQGFFDGPVDHMRAQKLLTGYIAEHYADRDMVVVSPDSGRVRVAEKWADALGGVPLAFIHKTRDPLVPNQVKSNRVVGDVKGKTCVLTDDMIDTGGTIAGAVKLLKQDGAGDVIIAATHGVLSDPARERLAESGACEVIVTNTLPISDDKRFPQLTVLSIAPLLANTIRAVFDNGSVTSLFDGSA from the coding sequence GTGAGCCACGACTGGACCGACAACCGCAAGAACCTGATGCTCTTCTCGGGCCGGGCTCACCCTGAACTCGCCGAGCAGGTCGCCAAGGAACTCGACGTTCCGGTGACCGCGCAGACCGCCCGCGACTTCGCCAACGGTGAGATCTTCGTCCGCTTCGACGAATCCGTGCGCGGCTGCGACGCATTCGTGCTGCAGAGCCATCCGGCGCCGCTGAACCAGCACCTGATGGAACAGCTGATCATGATCGATGCGCTCAAGCGCGGCAGCGCCAAGCGCATCACCGCGATCCTGCCGTTCTATCCGTACGCCCGGCAGGACAAGAAGCATCGCGGCCGCGAACCCATCTCCGCACGCCTGGTCGCCGACCTGCTCAAGACCGCGGGCGCGGACCGCATCGTGACCGTCGACCTGCACACCGACCAGATCCAGGGCTTCTTCGACGGCCCGGTCGACCACATGCGGGCCCAGAAGCTGCTGACCGGCTACATCGCCGAGCACTACGCCGACCGCGACATGGTGGTCGTCTCCCCCGACTCCGGCCGCGTCCGGGTCGCCGAGAAGTGGGCCGACGCGTTGGGCGGCGTACCGCTGGCCTTCATCCACAAGACCCGCGATCCGCTGGTGCCCAACCAGGTCAAGTCCAACCGGGTGGTCGGCGACGTCAAGGGCAAGACCTGCGTGCTCACCGACGACATGATCGACACCGGCGGCACCATCGCCGGCGCGGTCAAGCTGCTCAAGCAGGACGGCGCGGGCGACGTGATCATCGCCGCCACCCACGGTGTGCTGTCCGACCCGGCCCGCGAGCGGCTGGCCGAGTCCGGCGCGTGCGAGGTGATCGTCACCAACACCCTGCCGATCAGCGACGACAAGCGCTTCCCGCAGCTGACCGTGCTGTCGATCGCACCGCTGCTGGCCAACACGATCCGCGCCGTGTTCGACAACGGGTCGGTGACAAGCCTTTTCGACGGGTCGGCGTAG
- the arsC gene encoding arsenate reductase (glutaredoxin) (This arsenate reductase requires both glutathione and glutaredoxin to convert arsenate to arsenite, after which the efflux transporter formed by ArsA and ArsB can extrude the arsenite from the cell, providing resistance.), which yields MAPERIYHNPKCSTSRKTLDLLRDNGIEPEIVLYLKNPPTRAELAKMISDAGIDVRTAVRKRESLYTELNLASASDDELLDAMAEHPILIERPFVVTDKGVRLARPIDNVREIL from the coding sequence ATGGCGCCAGAACGCATCTACCACAACCCGAAGTGCTCGACCTCGCGTAAGACGCTGGACCTGTTGCGTGACAACGGCATCGAGCCCGAGATCGTGCTGTACCTGAAGAACCCGCCGACCCGCGCGGAGCTGGCGAAGATGATCTCCGATGCCGGTATCGACGTGCGCACCGCCGTGCGCAAGCGCGAATCCCTCTACACCGAGCTGAATCTGGCGTCGGCGTCCGACGACGAGCTTCTCGACGCGATGGCCGAGCACCCCATCCTGATCGAGCGCCCGTTCGTCGTCACCGATAAGGGCGTCCGCCTGGCCCGGCCCATCGACAACGTCCGCGAGATTCTGTGA
- a CDS encoding LpqN/LpqT family lipoprotein: protein MTARLRLAVALTATLTLSGCAPEAPDYQSVWSTTSSAPPTSTTTAAADGDEPPINIATFLERAGVVGEPVAADKLTDLIVTIPTPPGWQPYRNTNLAPGTRMIAKGDTYPTAMLMVFELIGDFDVAQALSYANTDAKTSENFTELNSSTEDFAGFPSSMIEGSYDLAGSRMHSYNRIVFATGAPPDKQRYLIQFTVTGYADKAVEEASDIEAIIRGFTVKLP, encoded by the coding sequence GTGACGGCTCGCCTCCGGCTGGCCGTCGCGCTCACCGCGACCTTGACGCTATCCGGGTGCGCCCCCGAAGCACCTGACTACCAATCGGTCTGGTCGACGACCAGCAGCGCCCCGCCGACGTCGACGACCACCGCCGCGGCGGACGGCGACGAACCGCCGATCAACATCGCCACGTTCCTCGAGCGGGCCGGTGTCGTCGGTGAGCCCGTCGCCGCGGACAAGCTGACCGACCTGATCGTCACGATCCCGACGCCGCCGGGCTGGCAGCCGTACCGCAACACCAACCTGGCGCCGGGCACCCGGATGATCGCCAAGGGCGACACCTATCCGACCGCGATGCTGATGGTGTTCGAACTCATCGGGGATTTCGATGTCGCGCAGGCGCTCTCGTACGCGAACACCGACGCGAAGACCTCGGAGAACTTCACCGAGCTGAACTCCTCGACCGAGGACTTCGCCGGTTTCCCGTCGTCGATGATCGAGGGCAGCTACGACCTCGCGGGCAGCCGCATGCACAGCTACAACCGCATCGTGTTCGCCACCGGCGCACCCCCGGACAAGCAGCGCTACCTGATCCAGTTCACCGTCACCGGCTACGCCGACAAGGCCGTCGAGGAAGCCTCCGACATCGAGGCGATCATCCGGGGCTTCACCGTCAAACTGCCCTGA